Proteins encoded together in one Deltaproteobacteria bacterium window:
- the purE gene encoding 5-(carboxyamino)imidazole ribonucleotide mutase: protein MGSANDYDVMKAAEDALKDLGIESDVRVISAHRTPERLTRFLAMAETNGIEVVICGAGAAAHLAGVTAAHTTLPVLGVPIDSSPLQGLDALLSTVQMPGGIPVATFAIGKAGAKNAGLFAGAIIAGRDPAVRKKLDEFRAKQSASVPERP, encoded by the coding sequence ATGGGCAGCGCGAACGACTACGACGTGATGAAGGCGGCGGAGGACGCGCTCAAGGATCTCGGGATCGAGAGCGACGTGCGCGTGATCAGTGCGCACCGCACGCCCGAGCGCCTCACGCGCTTCCTCGCGATGGCGGAGACGAACGGCATCGAGGTCGTGATCTGCGGTGCCGGCGCCGCCGCGCATCTCGCAGGGGTTACCGCCGCGCACACCACGCTGCCCGTGCTCGGCGTGCCGATCGACTCGTCGCCGCTGCAGGGCCTCGACGCGCTGCTCAGCACGGTGCAAATGCCCGGCGGCATCCCCGTCGCCACGTTCGCGATCGGCAAGGCCGGCGCGAAGAACGCGGGCCTCTTCGCCGGCGCGATCATCGCGGGCCGCGACCCCGCCGTGCGCAAGAAGCTCGACGAGTTCCGCGCCAAGCAGAGCGCGAGCGTGCCGGAGCGGCCGTAA
- a CDS encoding acetyl-CoA hydrolase/transferase family protein: protein MGASQIDWAQHLPPPRQRAGRIALAQEALRAIADRSRVFISAACSTPFRLLEQLDALRDHFTSLELVVGHLRRPLAPFAHAGAPFRITSLHASDALRAISDPRALDILPCRYSDYGRLFSAGGAYPCDAALVQVSTPGPGGRVSLGVSTGSTLPVVFGAPLVIAQMNPQMPYTFGAGELPRSAFDFLVEADEPILEVDPLPLDDVSRAIGKHAAGEIPDGATLQFGIGAVPDAILQALRDHRELGLHGGMIGDACIELVERGALTGARKPFAPGFLVAGEVIGSRRLYDWVHRNPLVQMAPPEISHGAAALAACPDFVAINSAVEVALDGAANAESVGAELVSGPGGQPDFVIAASLAASHRSILAFPSTAARGRVSRIVRSLAAEATTTVPSWLADRVVTEYGVARLRGLPLRARAEALARIAHPNFRAALESD, encoded by the coding sequence GTGGGCGCTTCGCAAATCGACTGGGCTCAGCACCTCCCGCCGCCGCGGCAGCGCGCCGGCCGCATCGCTTTGGCGCAGGAAGCGCTGCGAGCGATTGCGGATCGCTCGCGCGTGTTCATCTCGGCCGCGTGCTCGACGCCGTTTCGCTTGCTCGAACAGCTCGACGCGCTGCGTGATCACTTCACTTCGCTCGAGCTCGTCGTGGGCCACCTGCGCCGCCCCCTCGCGCCCTTCGCGCACGCGGGCGCGCCGTTTCGCATCACGTCGTTGCACGCGAGCGACGCGCTCCGCGCGATCTCGGATCCGCGCGCGCTCGACATCCTGCCGTGCCGCTACTCCGACTACGGGCGCCTCTTCAGCGCGGGCGGCGCATACCCGTGCGACGCCGCGCTCGTGCAGGTGAGCACGCCCGGGCCGGGCGGTCGCGTGAGCCTCGGCGTGAGCACGGGCAGCACGCTCCCGGTCGTGTTCGGGGCGCCGCTCGTGATCGCGCAGATGAATCCGCAGATGCCGTACACGTTCGGAGCGGGCGAGCTGCCGCGCAGCGCGTTCGACTTTCTCGTCGAGGCGGACGAGCCGATTCTCGAAGTCGATCCGCTGCCGCTCGACGACGTGTCGCGCGCGATCGGCAAGCATGCCGCCGGCGAGATCCCCGACGGCGCGACGCTGCAGTTCGGCATCGGCGCGGTGCCCGACGCGATTCTGCAGGCGCTGCGCGATCACCGCGAGCTCGGCCTGCACGGCGGCATGATCGGCGACGCCTGCATCGAGCTCGTCGAGCGCGGCGCGCTCACGGGCGCGCGCAAGCCGTTCGCGCCGGGCTTCCTCGTCGCGGGCGAGGTGATCGGCTCGCGGCGCCTCTACGACTGGGTGCACCGCAATCCCCTCGTGCAGATGGCGCCGCCCGAGATCTCGCACGGCGCCGCGGCGCTCGCCGCGTGCCCGGACTTCGTCGCGATCAACTCCGCGGTGGAGGTCGCGCTCGACGGCGCCGCGAACGCGGAATCCGTGGGCGCGGAGCTTGTCTCGGGTCCCGGCGGTCAGCCTGACTTCGTGATCGCCGCGAGCCTCGCCGCATCGCATCGCAGCATCCTCGCATTCCCGTCGACCGCCGCGCGCGGGCGCGTCTCGCGCATCGTGCGCAGCCTCGCGGCCGAGGCGACGACGACGGTGCCGAGCTGGCTCGCGGACCGAGTCGTTACGGAGTACGGCGTCGCGCGCCTGCGCGGGCTGCCGCTGCGCGCGCGGGCGGAAGCGTTGGCGCGCATCGCCCACCCGAACTTTCGCGCGGCGCTGGAGAGTGACTAG
- a CDS encoding proprotein convertase P-domain-containing protein, whose amino-acid sequence MAARKAKRRAGQRGESTARAKDLYTYRGGVRVPLKKRVDQFVARVSPERAAAAGFAKAERVSPHSTRVTTTAAELDAAMLRARELAPVHHAYDEAATGQEFLITDRVIVTFKRAPSAAELSEFLARYALIQLNAYSDREFLLQLTNHTGMNPVKVVVRISEGEPLVDTIDHDLNMRATTAQLALPSDPAYQRQWHLHTHSGLANVDRRSCANCEGAWQLLDHFGDAQVVVGVTDDGCRLDHGDFNSQAKFAAWGYFEGSTLVTNGSPSADAQRMYSPGDNHGTNCAGVVAAEVDAALTVGAAPGCRLLPIKWELDVNGFLQISGSKLRAAIDFMADKVDVISNSWGSSPRATYSSLVLSRVRQLAVTGGRRGRGIVFLWAAGNDNCPIQHSGSLDIPYTNGWNATATQWVGVRTARAFEHNLTTVPGVVHVAALASTAQRSHYSNYGTGIGICAPSNNSHKYRRASVQGRGITTAQGTSPTSTTDLFGGTSSATPLVAGIAALVISANPQLTALEVVSVLQRTASKDLDATAYARTPAASFDQNPTWDISPAAPFASGAFQNTGHPDGTWSPWFGHGRVDAIAAVAEAIRMRPPAQQGLARASAPGRAIPDNAPAGVSDSITFSEAGRVSALSVSVDISHSYVGDLTISLRAPSGRSVNLQSRSGGNAANLRKTFSLANTPALGGVTGESLAGAWTLQVVDAAPVDTGVLNRWEIDAALAELPAVELEDAPGLSIPDNDARGIERSLTVNGAGAIGDVRVSLDITHSYIGDLEITLVPPSSAPIVLHQRAGGDADNILGVYDATRTPALAALRGQAMSGAWRLKVADRARVDTGKLNRWSLRIDR is encoded by the coding sequence ATGGCGGCAAGGAAGGCGAAACGGCGCGCGGGTCAGCGCGGAGAAAGCACGGCGCGAGCGAAGGATCTCTACACCTATCGCGGCGGCGTGCGGGTTCCCCTCAAGAAACGGGTGGATCAGTTCGTGGCGCGCGTCTCGCCCGAACGCGCGGCGGCTGCGGGGTTCGCGAAGGCCGAGCGCGTCTCACCGCACTCGACGCGCGTGACGACGACAGCCGCGGAGCTCGACGCTGCGATGCTGCGCGCGCGCGAGCTTGCGCCCGTGCACCACGCCTACGACGAGGCCGCCACGGGGCAGGAGTTCCTGATCACGGATCGTGTGATCGTGACCTTCAAGCGCGCGCCCAGCGCGGCAGAGCTGAGCGAGTTCCTCGCGCGCTATGCGCTGATCCAGCTGAACGCCTACTCGGACCGCGAGTTTCTGCTTCAGCTCACGAACCACACGGGCATGAACCCGGTGAAGGTGGTCGTGCGGATCTCCGAGGGCGAGCCGCTCGTAGACACGATCGATCATGACCTGAACATGCGTGCGACGACGGCGCAGCTTGCGCTCCCGAGCGATCCCGCGTACCAGCGCCAGTGGCACCTCCACACGCACTCCGGGCTCGCGAACGTCGACCGGCGCTCGTGCGCGAACTGCGAAGGCGCATGGCAGCTACTCGACCACTTCGGCGACGCGCAGGTCGTCGTTGGCGTGACCGACGACGGCTGCCGGCTCGACCACGGCGACTTCAACTCGCAGGCGAAGTTCGCCGCCTGGGGTTACTTCGAGGGCAGCACGCTCGTCACGAATGGCTCGCCGAGCGCCGACGCGCAGCGGATGTACTCCCCCGGCGACAATCACGGCACCAACTGCGCGGGCGTCGTCGCTGCCGAAGTCGACGCTGCGCTCACCGTGGGAGCGGCGCCCGGCTGTCGCTTGCTGCCGATCAAGTGGGAGCTCGACGTCAACGGGTTCCTCCAAATCTCCGGCAGCAAGCTGCGTGCGGCGATCGACTTCATGGCGGACAAGGTCGACGTCATCTCGAACTCGTGGGGGAGCTCGCCGAGGGCGACGTATTCGAGCCTGGTGCTGAGTCGCGTGCGCCAGCTCGCGGTGACGGGTGGCCGCCGTGGGCGCGGCATCGTGTTCTTATGGGCGGCGGGCAACGACAACTGTCCGATCCAACACTCGGGCAGCCTGGATATCCCTTACACGAACGGCTGGAACGCTACGGCCACTCAGTGGGTCGGCGTGAGAACCGCGCGCGCGTTCGAGCACAACTTGACCACGGTGCCGGGAGTCGTGCACGTCGCCGCACTCGCCTCGACGGCGCAGCGCAGCCACTACTCGAACTACGGCACGGGCATCGGCATCTGCGCGCCTTCGAACAACTCGCACAAGTACCGGCGTGCTTCCGTGCAGGGGAGGGGAATCACGACCGCGCAGGGGACCAGCCCGACCAGTACGACTGACCTGTTCGGGGGAACCTCGAGCGCCACGCCGCTCGTCGCCGGCATCGCGGCGCTCGTGATCTCCGCGAATCCGCAGCTCACCGCGCTCGAAGTGGTCAGCGTGCTGCAGCGCACGGCGAGCAAGGATCTCGACGCGACGGCGTACGCGCGCACGCCGGCCGCGTCCTTCGATCAGAACCCGACCTGGGACATTTCCCCGGCGGCTCCATTCGCGAGCGGAGCGTTCCAGAACACGGGTCACCCCGACGGCACGTGGAGCCCCTGGTTCGGACATGGACGGGTCGACGCGATTGCTGCCGTCGCCGAGGCGATTCGGATGCGGCCACCCGCGCAGCAGGGCCTCGCTCGCGCGAGCGCTCCCGGTCGTGCGATCCCGGACAACGCGCCCGCGGGCGTGAGCGACTCGATCACGTTCAGCGAAGCGGGGCGCGTCTCGGCACTCAGTGTCTCAGTCGACATCTCACACAGCTACGTCGGCGACCTCACCATCTCCCTTCGCGCACCCAGCGGACGGAGCGTGAATCTGCAGAGCCGATCCGGCGGCAACGCAGCGAACTTGCGCAAGACGTTCTCGCTCGCGAACACGCCCGCGCTTGGCGGTGTCACGGGCGAATCCCTCGCTGGCGCGTGGACGCTACAGGTGGTCGACGCGGCGCCGGTCGACACGGGCGTGCTCAACCGCTGGGAGATCGACGCCGCGCTCGCCGAGCTTCCGGCAGTCGAGCTCGAGGACGCGCCGGGGCTCTCGATTCCCGACAACGACGCGCGCGGGATCGAGCGCAGCCTGACCGTCAACGGGGCGGGCGCGATTGGCGACGTGCGCGTGTCGCTCGACATCACGCACTCCTACATCGGCGACCTCGAGATCACGCTCGTCCCGCCCTCGAGCGCGCCGATCGTGCTCCATCAGCGAGCGGGCGGCGACGCAGACAACATCCTCGGCGTGTACGACGCCACACGAACCCCCGCGCTGGCAGCGCTGCGCGGGCAAGCGATGTCCGGCGCGTGGCGGCTGAAAGTCGCGGACCGAGCGCGCGTCGATACCGGCAAACTAAACCGTTGGTCGCTGCGCATAGATCGATGA
- a CDS encoding uracil-DNA glycosylase, with protein sequence MAEEDFAWAPPRGAERAPEATSPARPEPLRTPPASEVVTRAPTAATAPSPAPTGERRTLEQVQAHLGDCTRCPLHAGRNKIVFGDGNPSAELMFVGEGPGEQEDLRGLPFVGRAGELLTQMIEAGLKIPRASVYIANVVKCRPPNNRTPLPAEVAACREFLDGQIDAIRPRAIVALGKPATSLLLGRDVSITRVRGTWHDYRGIPVMPTFHPAFLLRQYTPENRRLVWEDLKAALERSKASV encoded by the coding sequence CTGGCGGAGGAAGACTTCGCCTGGGCGCCACCACGGGGCGCGGAGCGTGCGCCCGAGGCCACATCGCCCGCGCGGCCCGAGCCACTGCGCACACCTCCCGCGAGCGAAGTCGTTACGCGCGCGCCGACCGCGGCAACTGCGCCGTCGCCTGCGCCCACCGGCGAGCGCCGCACGCTCGAGCAAGTGCAGGCGCATCTCGGCGACTGCACGCGCTGCCCGCTGCACGCGGGCCGCAACAAGATCGTCTTCGGCGACGGCAACCCCAGCGCGGAGCTGATGTTCGTGGGCGAGGGCCCCGGCGAGCAAGAAGACCTGCGCGGCCTGCCCTTCGTCGGCCGCGCGGGCGAGCTGCTCACGCAGATGATCGAGGCGGGTCTGAAGATCCCGCGCGCGAGCGTCTACATCGCGAACGTCGTGAAGTGCCGCCCGCCGAACAACCGTACGCCGCTGCCCGCCGAGGTCGCCGCCTGCCGCGAATTCCTCGACGGCCAGATCGACGCGATCCGCCCACGCGCGATCGTCGCGCTCGGCAAGCCCGCCACGAGCCTCTTGTTAGGGCGCGACGTCTCGATCACGCGCGTACGCGGCACCTGGCACGACTACCGTGGCATCCCCGTCATGCCCACCTTCCACCCCGCGTTCCTGCTGCGGCAGTACACGCCCGAGAATCGGCGGCTCGTGTGGGAGGACCTGAAGGCGGCGCTGGAGCGCAGCAAAGCCTCGGTGTGA
- a CDS encoding enoyl-CoA hydratase/isomerase family protein → MPNVKLETAGGIATITIDREEKRNALDRATLRELEAAFDDAAKNTGVRAIVLRGAGDKVFCAGADLKEVLGHASMDESRQHFDGVVRVMRAMERAPQPVIARVPGFALAGGFGLAVAADLTIAGESAQFGLPEITLGLLPLMVSVPILRAVGSRKVLLDLVLTGRRVAASEALTLGIATRVVPDAQLDAAIAKLCDTFISYSPSTLRMGKEAVYTMAEMEAHAALTYLREAIVLTSRTEDAQEGIAAFFEKRSPKWTGR, encoded by the coding sequence ATGCCCAACGTGAAGCTCGAAACCGCAGGCGGCATCGCCACCATCACGATCGATCGCGAGGAGAAACGCAACGCGCTCGACCGCGCGACGCTGCGCGAGCTCGAAGCCGCTTTCGACGACGCCGCGAAAAACACGGGCGTGCGCGCGATCGTGCTGCGCGGCGCAGGCGACAAGGTGTTCTGCGCGGGCGCCGACCTGAAGGAAGTGCTCGGCCACGCGAGCATGGACGAGAGCCGCCAGCACTTCGACGGCGTGGTGCGCGTGATGCGCGCCATGGAGCGCGCGCCGCAGCCCGTGATCGCGCGCGTGCCCGGCTTCGCGCTCGCGGGCGGCTTCGGCCTCGCGGTGGCGGCGGACCTCACGATTGCGGGCGAGAGCGCCCAGTTTGGCCTGCCCGAGATCACCCTCGGCCTGCTGCCGCTGATGGTGAGCGTCCCGATCCTGCGCGCGGTCGGCAGCCGCAAGGTGCTACTCGACCTCGTGCTCACCGGCCGCCGCGTCGCCGCATCGGAAGCGCTCACGCTCGGCATCGCGACGCGCGTGGTTCCGGATGCGCAGCTCGACGCCGCGATCGCGAAGCTGTGCGACACCTTCATCTCGTACTCGCCGTCGACGCTGCGCATGGGCAAGGAGGCCGTCTACACGATGGCTGAGATGGAGGCGCACGCGGCGCTCACCTACCTGCGCGAAGCGATCGTTCTGACGTCGCGCACCGAGGACGCGCAGGAAGGCATCGCCGCGTTCTTCGAGAAGCGGAGCCCGAAGTGGACCGGGCGCTAG
- a CDS encoding DUF1772 domain-containing protein, translating into MTRVRVAQTLLWLALVGWAIGLGAKLFDLVVLGSAWGANPPESLALMPYGAKYPVDPGLFFQPLSALLLLGTLGAVVAAWRALASHRCWLVAPLAAFAVIWALTPTVYWPMIEALRVAGAGKGVRDVVELQALVSRWMWWDSLRTALIAVGLVALVRLLVLIEPRRTP; encoded by the coding sequence ATGACGCGCGTGCGTGTCGCCCAGACGCTGCTGTGGCTCGCGCTAGTCGGCTGGGCCATCGGGCTCGGCGCGAAGCTCTTCGACCTGGTCGTGCTCGGGAGCGCGTGGGGCGCGAACCCACCCGAGTCGCTCGCGCTCATGCCCTACGGCGCGAAGTATCCCGTCGATCCGGGCCTCTTCTTCCAGCCGCTGAGCGCGCTGCTGCTGCTCGGCACGCTCGGCGCCGTGGTCGCAGCGTGGCGAGCGCTGGCATCGCATCGCTGCTGGCTGGTCGCGCCGCTCGCCGCGTTCGCCGTGATTTGGGCGCTCACGCCGACCGTGTATTGGCCAATGATCGAGGCGCTCCGGGTAGCGGGCGCGGGCAAGGGCGTGCGCGATGTCGTGGAGCTCCAGGCACTCGTGAGCCGCTGGATGTGGTGGGACTCTCTGCGCACGGCCCTGATCGCCGTGGGCCTGGTCGCGCTCGTGAGGCTGCTCGTGCTGATCGAGCCGCGGCGGACCCCGTAA
- a CDS encoding redoxin domain-containing protein, producing the protein MRKPALLLASVVLALITLLAGCPGEKPSASAPAADPGAAQAAPAPSAQTPASERRGTPLPAFEGISIQGEPLSVSKFIGKRTLYWGFNPELPDARVIATAMKAIAAERVHANFQIVGFAMGSNAATTQAFLADNGLDITSFLDDGGAFISKLTRQPIPAFAIVADADANMIGSASYFPTDIAEPEKAVEKQLRELLRLEITTGTPLAPDFTADQFEGKGKFTLSSLRGKPVVLMFFLYTCPHCHEAMAFLSEELPKLPAAKRPKIVLVSTHGSETAVLEDLKSRFTRYDAIVPDYDVAIRNKYGATLGVPVLIGIDAAGQIQWRSQGWAAERYVPLARMRLATLAEVPAPMLLSQSGYSGNDFCTACHTEQRATWEMTQHATALNTLVKHGADAKGECVTCHVVGFGKPGGFAIAQPNTELENVGCETCHGRGGPHLSPGHVANDDYEPVCATCHTPEHSLGFEYAAFLPRVSHAKLAALSPEEKAAHVAALGKPRSDLLPETVAKVGSEACASCHASETAKWQAHPHASATPEVGCETCHGGGADHVAEGAAKKGTIISLADKCGSCAVTQLCGSCHSEEKEPGFIFDIKAKIEHQRHSDRPLKGLVSHDLPPSAVAAAIEGALVAGGGR; encoded by the coding sequence GTGCGCAAGCCCGCCCTACTCCTCGCATCGGTCGTTCTCGCCCTAATCACTCTGCTCGCCGGTTGCCCTGGCGAGAAGCCGAGCGCGAGCGCTCCGGCCGCAGACCCTGGCGCCGCGCAGGCCGCGCCCGCGCCCAGTGCGCAGACGCCCGCGAGCGAGCGCCGCGGGACGCCGCTGCCTGCCTTCGAGGGCATCAGCATTCAGGGCGAGCCGCTCTCGGTCTCGAAGTTCATCGGCAAGCGCACGCTCTACTGGGGCTTCAATCCCGAGCTGCCCGACGCGCGCGTGATCGCGACGGCGATGAAGGCGATCGCGGCGGAGCGCGTGCACGCGAACTTCCAGATCGTCGGCTTCGCGATGGGCTCGAACGCGGCGACGACCCAGGCGTTCCTGGCCGACAACGGCCTCGACATCACGAGCTTTCTCGACGACGGCGGCGCGTTCATCTCGAAGCTAACCCGGCAGCCGATTCCGGCGTTCGCGATCGTGGCCGACGCCGACGCGAACATGATCGGCAGCGCGAGCTACTTCCCGACCGACATCGCGGAGCCCGAGAAGGCCGTCGAGAAACAGCTGCGCGAGCTGCTGCGGCTCGAGATCACGACCGGAACGCCGCTTGCGCCCGACTTCACCGCGGATCAGTTCGAGGGCAAGGGCAAGTTCACGCTGTCGTCGCTGCGCGGGAAGCCCGTCGTGCTGATGTTCTTCCTCTACACGTGCCCGCACTGCCACGAGGCGATGGCGTTCCTGAGCGAGGAGCTGCCGAAGCTGCCCGCCGCGAAGCGGCCGAAGATCGTGCTCGTCTCGACGCATGGAAGCGAGACCGCGGTGCTCGAGGATCTGAAGAGCCGCTTCACGAGGTACGACGCGATCGTGCCCGACTACGACGTCGCGATCCGTAACAAGTATGGCGCGACGCTCGGCGTGCCCGTGCTGATCGGGATCGACGCCGCGGGCCAGATCCAGTGGCGCTCGCAGGGCTGGGCAGCGGAGCGCTACGTGCCGCTCGCGCGCATGCGGCTCGCGACACTCGCAGAAGTGCCGGCCCCGATGCTGCTCAGCCAGAGCGGCTACAGCGGCAACGACTTCTGCACCGCCTGCCACACCGAGCAGCGCGCGACCTGGGAGATGACGCAGCACGCGACGGCGCTGAACACGCTCGTGAAGCACGGCGCCGACGCGAAGGGCGAGTGCGTGACGTGCCACGTCGTCGGCTTCGGGAAGCCCGGCGGCTTCGCGATCGCGCAGCCGAACACGGAGCTCGAGAACGTCGGCTGCGAGACCTGCCACGGCCGCGGCGGCCCGCATCTCTCGCCGGGGCACGTCGCCAATGACGACTACGAGCCCGTCTGTGCGACCTGCCACACGCCCGAGCACTCACTCGGCTTCGAGTACGCCGCGTTCCTACCCCGCGTCTCGCACGCGAAGCTCGCGGCACTCTCGCCCGAGGAGAAGGCCGCGCACGTCGCCGCGCTCGGCAAGCCGCGCAGCGACCTGCTACCCGAGACCGTGGCGAAGGTGGGCAGCGAGGCCTGCGCGAGCTGTCACGCGAGCGAGACCGCGAAGTGGCAGGCGCACCCGCACGCGAGCGCGACGCCGGAAGTCGGCTGCGAAACGTGCCACGGCGGCGGCGCGGACCACGTCGCCGAAGGCGCGGCGAAGAAGGGCACGATCATCAGCCTCGCCGACAAGTGCGGCTCGTGCGCCGTCACGCAGCTGTGCGGCTCCTGCCACAGCGAGGAGAAGGAGCCGGGCTTCATCTTCGACATCAAGGCGAAGATCGAGCACCAGCGCCACAGCGATCGCCCGCTGAAGGGCCTCGTCTCGCACGACCTCCCGCCGAGCGCGGTCGCGGCGGCGATCGAAGGCGCGCTCGTGGCGGGCGGCGGGCGCTAG
- a CDS encoding thiolase family protein, with the protein MSDVYIVGIDMLKFMKAGTGPSVDVMGSQAALMALDDCGLKIQQMEAFYCGNLGQASAMVGQRILQQIGQTGIPVVNCANACATGATAFREAWMSVKAGVYDVVLAVGVEKMGGGLLGGAGGGTGIPKEGLLGSGTMPAVFAEAGQEHARKYGTTFKQFAKVSVKNHFHSTMNPKATMQKEFSLEEVMNSEMIAYPNTKFMCSINVDGAAAAVLCSEKKAKELGLMGRAVRVKASVMASDPWQERDLVMPDVNTCTRIAAKKAYEMAGVSAKDINLVELHDCFATAEILHYENLGLCADGEAGQMIDSGAVQLGGKVPVNVSGGLLSKGHPLGATGIANIYEVSTHLRGEAGKRQVQGARLGLTHVIGLGSACGIHILEKV; encoded by the coding sequence ATGAGCGACGTTTACATCGTTGGCATCGACATGCTCAAGTTCATGAAGGCCGGCACCGGTCCTTCGGTGGACGTGATGGGCTCGCAGGCGGCGCTGATGGCGCTCGACGACTGCGGCCTCAAGATCCAGCAGATGGAGGCCTTTTACTGCGGGAACCTCGGCCAGGCCTCGGCGATGGTCGGCCAGCGTATCCTCCAGCAGATCGGCCAGACCGGCATTCCGGTCGTGAACTGCGCGAACGCCTGCGCGACCGGGGCCACGGCATTCCGCGAGGCGTGGATGTCGGTGAAGGCCGGCGTGTACGACGTCGTGCTCGCGGTCGGCGTCGAGAAGATGGGCGGCGGCCTGCTCGGCGGCGCGGGTGGCGGCACGGGCATCCCGAAGGAAGGTCTGCTCGGCTCGGGCACGATGCCGGCGGTGTTCGCCGAGGCGGGCCAAGAGCACGCGCGCAAGTACGGCACGACCTTCAAGCAGTTCGCCAAGGTCTCGGTGAAGAACCACTTCCACTCGACGATGAATCCGAAGGCGACGATGCAGAAGGAGTTCAGCCTCGAAGAGGTGATGAACTCGGAGATGATCGCCTACCCGAACACCAAGTTCATGTGCTCGATCAACGTCGACGGCGCCGCGGCGGCGGTGCTGTGCAGCGAGAAGAAGGCGAAGGAGCTCGGCCTGATGGGCCGCGCGGTTCGCGTGAAGGCGAGCGTGATGGCGAGCGATCCGTGGCAGGAGCGCGACCTCGTCATGCCCGACGTGAACACCTGCACGCGCATCGCGGCGAAGAAGGCCTACGAGATGGCCGGCGTCTCCGCGAAGGACATCAACCTGGTCGAGCTGCACGACTGCTTCGCGACCGCCGAGATCCTCCACTACGAGAACCTCGGCCTGTGCGCGGACGGCGAAGCCGGCCAGATGATCGACAGCGGCGCGGTGCAGCTCGGCGGGAAGGTGCCGGTGAACGTCTCGGGCGGCCTGCTCTCGAAGGGCCATCCGCTCGGCGCGACCGGCATCGCGAACATCTACGAAGTCTCGACGCATCTGCGCGGCGAGGCGGGCAAGCGCCAGGTTCAAGGCGCGCGCCTCGGGCTCACGCACGTGATCGGCCTCGGCTCCGCGTGCGGCATTCACATCCTCGAGAAGGTGTGA
- a CDS encoding OB-fold domain-containing protein, whose protein sequence is MSDAAKKPLPAVDFLKLPENGDPYLEGHKCGACGAIFLGEREVCSKCGTRGKLSATKLANTGKLYVYSIVTRSFPGVAVPYISAVVDLDGGGTVKGNLIGIDPNPEKIKFGMPVDVVYKDALGRKDREGNSYISYFFQARA, encoded by the coding sequence ATGTCAGACGCGGCCAAGAAGCCGCTCCCGGCAGTCGACTTCCTCAAGCTGCCCGAGAACGGAGATCCCTACCTCGAAGGTCACAAGTGCGGCGCTTGCGGAGCGATCTTCCTCGGCGAGCGCGAGGTGTGCTCGAAGTGCGGCACGCGCGGGAAGCTGAGCGCGACCAAGCTCGCCAACACCGGCAAGCTCTACGTCTACTCGATCGTGACGCGCTCGTTCCCCGGCGTCGCGGTTCCGTACATCTCCGCGGTCGTCGATCTCGACGGCGGCGGCACGGTGAAGGGCAACCTGATCGGGATCGATCCGAACCCGGAGAAGATCAAGTTCGGGATGCCGGTCGACGTCGTCTACAAGGACGCGCTCGGCCGCAAGGATCGCGAAGGCAACTCCTACATCTCTTACTTCTTCCAGGCGCGCGCCTAA
- a CDS encoding ferritin-like domain-containing protein: MSTDSGDFNELAASLDSIPKLGVEEMRLMFRLENAGETFYNLLADRLANAQAADLLRKNAREERGHAERLRRAIALKLGGSWEPEARDLAPFAIALPDAVTGEMLAGIVQGELQGDAGYQKWADAEENAEIQKLLRQNGREETVHAGRVREALALLGG, from the coding sequence ATGTCTACGGATTCTGGTGACTTCAACGAGCTGGCCGCGTCGCTCGATTCGATTCCCAAGCTCGGGGTCGAGGAAATGCGGCTGATGTTCCGGCTCGAGAACGCGGGCGAGACTTTCTACAACCTGCTCGCGGACCGCCTCGCGAACGCGCAGGCGGCGGACCTGCTGCGCAAGAACGCGCGCGAGGAGCGCGGACATGCGGAGCGGCTGCGGCGCGCGATCGCGCTGAAGCTCGGCGGCAGCTGGGAGCCCGAGGCGCGCGACCTCGCGCCCTTCGCGATCGCGCTGCCCGACGCCGTCACGGGTGAGATGCTCGCGGGCATCGTGCAAGGCGAGCTGCAAGGCGACGCGGGCTACCAGAAGTGGGCGGACGCCGAGGAGAACGCCGAGATCCAAAAGCTCTTGAGGCAGAACGGGCGCGAGGAGACGGTCCACGCTGGGCGCGTCCGTGAAGCCCTCGCGTTGCTGGGCGGGTAG